A window of Polyangia bacterium genomic DNA:
GCTCTGCGAGGGTCGTTGCCTGGCCGCCGGCGCGCCGCACGACGTGGTGGCGGCGGAGCCGATCCGGCGCGCCTACGGCGTCGACGTCATCGAGGGCGGCGGCCTCGGCTACCGGCGGACCAGCTGATGACCGGCGCGCGGGTGTCGTGGTTGAACGGAGGTGCGGCGCTGCTGGCGCTGGCAACGTCGATCGGCGCCGCCGCGCTGGCCGGCCATCGGACGGCGACGACGGCAACGACCACAGCAACGCCGGCGAAAACTACAACGACGACCGGCGGCGCGGAAAATCCCGCCACCGTCACCGACGCCAGCGGCCGACGCACGACGGTGCGGCCATTCCGTCGCATCGCCGCCGGCAGCACGGTGGCCGATCGCTTGCTGCTGGATCTCGCCGAGCCCCAGCGCATCGTCGCCCTCACCGAGTTCGGCCAGCGCCATTCGCTGGCCGGCTACCGCTACGGCGATCGGCCCCTCATCAAGAGCCTGGACGACACCGAATCGCTGCTGGCGCTGAAAGCCGATCTTTTGCTGGTGAACAACTATGGCGATCAGGCCCGCGTGGCCCGCCTGCGCGAATCGGGGCTGGCGGTGTTCGATCTCGGCGAGATGCGCGGGATAGCCACCCTGCTGCCGAACATCCGGGCGGTGGCGGCACTGCTCGGCGATTCGTCCCGCGGCGCCGCCTACGAACGCGCCCTGCTCCGGCGCCTGGACAGCGTGGCCGCTCCGCTGCTGGGCAAAAAACGCCGCCGGGCCATGTACGTCAGCATCTACGGCGATCGCCTTTTCGGCGGCACCAGCGGCACGAACTACCACGACATCCTCGCCTTCGCCGGCCTCGACGACGTCGCCGCCACCGCGCGGTTTCAAGGTTGGCCGCAGTACGGCGCCGAGGAGCTGCTGGCGCTGGATCCGCCGCTCATCGTCACCAAGCCGGGCATGCGACGCCTGCTCTGTGCGCAACCGGAGCTCGATCGCTTGCGCGCCTGCGTCGCCGCCGACGGCTTCGTGGAAATCGCCGGCGCGCTGCTGGACGATCCTGGCCCCGCCATGCTCGACGCAGCCGAAGCGGTTTTCGCCGCCGCCTATCCCGGCGTCAACCAGGCCGCGCGGCCCTGAATTCTGACAGACAGCAGAAAAACGACGGCTTGTTTCTACGACTGTCGTCGAAGATCGTCTTTCGACAGTCGTCGTAATTTTTTCGCATGTTTTGCGGCGCTTCTGAATTGACAGGCCGGTTGTTTCAGCGCTTTTTAGGGACCTGCCAATGAACGGCCGCCGTGATTTTTGGACCGCTGGCCGATGTGCTGTCGCGCTGTTCTTGTTGCTGCTCGGAAGCGGCCCGGCGGCCCGCGCCGTTGATCCGGGCGACGACGGGCCACCGCCGAAACCGGCCAGCAGCACGCCACCGCGAACCGCCTCGGCGCCAGCGACGGAGTCGGAACCAGCATCGCCGCCGGCGTATCAATCGATCGTCACCGCCTCGATGCCGCTGCACGGATCAGCGCTGCCGTGGGATCGCGTGCCGGCCAACGTCCAGACTGCCAGCGGCGCGGAGATCGCCCGCAACCACGAGCCGGCGCTGTCCGACTTTCTCAACACCAGCCTCGGCAGCGTTCACCTCAATGACGTGCAGGGCAATCCGCTGCAGCCCGATCTGCAATTTCGTGGCTTCACCGCCTCGCCGATCCTGGGCGTGCAGCAAGGGCTGTCGGTCTACGTCGACGGGATGCGGGCCAACGAAGCCTTCGGCGACACCGTGAACTGGGATCTGTTTCCCAGCGCGGCGATAGGTTCGATCAATCTCATGCCCGGATCGAACCCGGTCTTCGGCCTGAACACGCTGGGCGGTGCGCTGTCCATCGAGACGAAGACCGGATTTTCCTCGCCCAGCGCAGCCGCTCATCTGTCCGCCGGAAGTTTTGGACGGCGGCGCCTGGAATTCCAGCAGGGCGACAACGCCGGCCGTTTCGGTTACTTCGCGGCCGGGTCGCTGTTCCAAGAAGACGGCTGGCGCGAATTTTCTCCCAGCGAAGCGAAGAGCGTCTTCGGCGATCTGATGTACGCCGGCGAAAAAACCAAGGCCAACCTCAGCCTGTTCGGCGCCGACACCGCGCTGTACGGAAACTCGGTGACGCCGGTCGGGCTGTTGGCCACCGATCGCCGGGCCATCTTCACCTACCCAGACATCACGCAAAACCATCTCTTCGCCGCCATCCTGCGCGGCGATCGCCTGCTGTCGCCGTCGGTGCATCTTTCGGCGCTGGCCTTCTATCGACGCAACCACACCGCCACCGTCAACGGCGACCAGGCCGACTTCCCGCGCTGCGCCGACGATCAGGGACGTGACGCGGTCTGCGCGACCAACGACGACGGCACGGTGGCACCGATCAAAGATCGCGCCGGCAACACCGTGCCCTACGACGCCACCAATCCCTACGACGGCGCCGAGAATCAGACCGACACCCGCCAGCAAAGCTACGGCGTCAGCGCGCAGCTGGCCGTCGAAACCCCGCTCGGCGATCGCGAGAATCACTTCTTCGCCGGCGTCAGCGCCCATCAAGCGCGCATCCACTTTCAATCCCAGTCGGTGCTGGCCCGGCGCACCCCCGATCGCGGCGTGTTGACCGCCGGCATCGTGGACGGCGACGAGGATGTGGCGGTGGACTCGACGGTCAGCAACCTGGGTGTCTATCTCAGCGACACCGTCGCGCTGGCTTCGCATCTTTTTCTCACCATCGCCGGTCGATACAACGTGTCGACGCTGGTCTTGACCGATCGACTGGGCGACGCGCTGAGCGGCGATCACCGGTTTCAGCGCCCGAATCCGTCGGTGGGCGCCAGTTACCAGCCGTGGGCGGCGCTGGGCGCCTACGTCAGTTACAACGAATCAGCGCGCACGCCGACCGCGCTCGAGTTGACGTGCGCCAGCCCCGATGCGCCCTGCCGGCTGCCGAACGCCTTCGTCACCGACCCGCCGCTCAGCCAGGTGGTGGTCCGCACTGTCGAGGGCGGCGTGCGCGGCCGGATGGTACGCGCGCGGAGCGCGATCGAATACGACGCCGGCCTCTTCCGCACGGTCAACAGCGACGACATCCTGTTCGTCAGCGACGGACCGCTGACCAACCAGGGTTACTTCAAGAACGTGGGCCTGACCCGCCGGCAAGGGATCGAGGTCGGCCTCAAAGCCCACTACCGCGCCGCGGGCCGCGAGGTGCGCGTCGAGGGCAGCGTCCACTACACCCTGCTGGACGCCACGTTTCGCACGGCGTTTCTGGCCAACAGCCCCAACAACCCGCTGGCCGAGATGGGCGAAATCTCCGTGCAGCCGGGCAGCCGGTTGCCCGGCATGCCTCGCCACATTGTCAAAGGAACGGTGGGCCTGGTGCTCGCCGATCGCTGGCAATTGGCCGTGGACGTGCTGGGCACGTCGGGGATCTTCTATCGCGGAGACGAGGCCAATCTACTGGGACAGATCCCTGGCTATGTCATCGCCAACGTGCGGGCCAGCGTCGACGTGGTCACGGCGGTGTCGATCTTCGTGAAGGTCAGCAACCTCACCGACGCGCACTATGCCACCTTCGGCGCGCTGGGTTCACCGTCGGAGGTGCTGGGGCCGACCTTCAGCGACCCGCGGTTTCAAACGCCGGGGGCGCCGCGCGCCGCTTGGGTCGGGCTGGACCTTCGCTACTGAACCAACGAAGGTCCGGTCCGCCGCGCGCTCAGTTGTTCATCGCCCCGGCGGTGATCCACGAGCGAACCCGGGCAATCAGCGCCGGACTCAAGGCCGGACGGTTGCGCGGCATGCGCTCGGCCGTCGATTTGTTCTCCAAACGCTGCACCAGCTCGGAGGTGTCGGGCTTGCCAACCTGGACCTTGGTCTTCAGCGTCGTGTAGGCCATCGCCTTGGTCGACATGTTCACGCCGTCCGACGTCGTCGGGTTGTGGCACCCGGTCCCGGCGCAGCTGGACGCCGACTGCATCACCGACATGCTGAAGATAGAGGTCCAAAGCTCGGTGAACGTGGCCGGCCCGCCCGCTTCGCCGCCCGTGTCGGCCGAGGAACCGGTGTCCTTGGCGCCCGTGTCCATGCCCGCGTCGATCACTGTCGAACCGCCGCTGCCTGTGCTGCCGCCCGAGCCGTTGGCGCCGCCGGTGGCTGCGGCACCGCCGCTCCCACTGCCGCCGCTGCCCGTGCTGCCGCCCGAGCCGTTGGCGCCCCCCGAAGCGTTGCTGGCGCCGCCGCTGCCGGAGTGGCCGCCGCTGCCATCAGCGGGCCCGCTTTCAGAAGCGCTGCAGCCAGCAAGAATGACGGCTCCGCCGACGAGTAAGGACACGGCCAAGGTTCCAATGAGACCACGGACATTTCGCATCGAACGAGCTCCTTCCATCCAGATGCAGCCAGCGACCCGCAGTCGGCGCCGAGACTTTCACCCCTCCGGCCGGCCTGAACCTTTAACTTCGAGACTACTGGTGTGTCTGGTGGCTACCTTCAACCAAATCCGATCGTGCTGTCAAAGCCCAACCTATATTACAATACAAATAAGTATTCTGTCTTACAAAAGACTGCCCGGGTTCGTGTTTTAAGAAACACTTGTAAATGGGTATTTGAACCCTGGTCCATCGGCCGTTTACGATCCGGGCAGCGGGATGAACTCGACCTCGTCGCCGGGGACAGCGGGGAATCGGCGCTGCCGCCAATCATCTTTGGCGCGGGCGATCCGTTCGGCGCGGCTGGAGACGAAGTTCCACTCGATGTGGCGCGGACCGTCCAGCGCCGCGCCGCCGAGCAGTGCCAAGCGCGCGCCGGCAGGTGCCTCGGCGCTGACCAGCTGATCGGGTTTGAAGATGGCCAGCTCGCCCGCCTGCAACATTACCCCATCGGTCTGGACAGCACCGTCGATCACGTACAGGGCGCGTTCGGCGTGTTCGTCGGGGAGCCTCAGCGCGGCGCCCTTCGCCAGCTGCGCGTCGACGTAGAACAGAGGCGACAGCACCCGCACCGGCGACGACTGACCGTAGGCGTGCCCAGCGATCAGGCGCAGCTTGACGCCCTCGCCTTCCAGGGTCGGCAAGGTGGCGACGGGATGGTGAGCGAACGAAGGCGCGTCTTCTTCCTGCGCCGTCGGCAGCGCCACCCACAGTTGCAGCCCATGCAGCCGTGGTCCGCGGGCGCGCGCGGCGTCGTCGCTGCGTTCGCTGTGGACGATGCCGCGGCCGGCGGTCATCCAGTTGACGTCGCCGGGAGTGATCACCTGTCGCGATCCCAGGCTGTCGCGATGGATGATCTCGCCTTCCAGCAGATACGTCACGGTGCAAAGGCCGATGTGCGGGTGTGGGCGCACGTCCAGACCATGACCGGGCGGAAGCTGCAGCGGCCCGAAGTGATCGAAGAAGATGAACGGCCCCACGGTTCGCCGGGCGGCCACCGGCAGCGAGCGCCGCACCTGAAATCCGTCACCCAGCTCGCGCAGCCGCGCACGAACCACCAGATCGATCATCTCCGAGCCCATGAGGATCTCTAGCTGAAAAAAGCCTCGACGGCGGCCTGATCATTCCTTTCCATGGCCGCCTCGATCTTCAGGCTGTCCTGATCGCGGTAGATGCTGGCCACCGCCGCGATCCTTCCGCCCGAGCGATAACCGACCAGGCAATCCTTGCC
This region includes:
- a CDS encoding ABC transporter substrate-binding protein produces the protein MTGARVSWLNGGAALLALATSIGAAALAGHRTATTATTTATPAKTTTTTGGAENPATVTDASGRRTTVRPFRRIAAGSTVADRLLLDLAEPQRIVALTEFGQRHSLAGYRYGDRPLIKSLDDTESLLALKADLLLVNNYGDQARVARLRESGLAVFDLGEMRGIATLLPNIRAVAALLGDSSRGAAYERALLRRLDSVAAPLLGKKRRRAMYVSIYGDRLFGGTSGTNYHDILAFAGLDDVAATARFQGWPQYGAEELLALDPPLIVTKPGMRRLLCAQPELDRLRACVAADGFVEIAGALLDDPGPAMLDAAEAVFAAAYPGVNQAARP
- a CDS encoding TonB-dependent receptor — its product is MNGRRDFWTAGRCAVALFLLLLGSGPAARAVDPGDDGPPPKPASSTPPRTASAPATESEPASPPAYQSIVTASMPLHGSALPWDRVPANVQTASGAEIARNHEPALSDFLNTSLGSVHLNDVQGNPLQPDLQFRGFTASPILGVQQGLSVYVDGMRANEAFGDTVNWDLFPSAAIGSINLMPGSNPVFGLNTLGGALSIETKTGFSSPSAAAHLSAGSFGRRRLEFQQGDNAGRFGYFAAGSLFQEDGWREFSPSEAKSVFGDLMYAGEKTKANLSLFGADTALYGNSVTPVGLLATDRRAIFTYPDITQNHLFAAILRGDRLLSPSVHLSALAFYRRNHTATVNGDQADFPRCADDQGRDAVCATNDDGTVAPIKDRAGNTVPYDATNPYDGAENQTDTRQQSYGVSAQLAVETPLGDRENHFFAGVSAHQARIHFQSQSVLARRTPDRGVLTAGIVDGDEDVAVDSTVSNLGVYLSDTVALASHLFLTIAGRYNVSTLVLTDRLGDALSGDHRFQRPNPSVGASYQPWAALGAYVSYNESARTPTALELTCASPDAPCRLPNAFVTDPPLSQVVVRTVEGGVRGRMVRARSAIEYDAGLFRTVNSDDILFVSDGPLTNQGYFKNVGLTRRQGIEVGLKAHYRAAGREVRVEGSVHYTLLDATFRTAFLANSPNNPLAEMGEISVQPGSRLPGMPRHIVKGTVGLVLADRWQLAVDVLGTSGIFYRGDEANLLGQIPGYVIANVRASVDVVTAVSIFVKVSNLTDAHYATFGALGSPSEVLGPTFSDPRFQTPGAPRAAWVGLDLRY
- a CDS encoding pirin family protein gives rise to the protein MGSEMIDLVVRARLRELGDGFQVRRSLPVAARRTVGPFIFFDHFGPLQLPPGHGLDVRPHPHIGLCTVTYLLEGEIIHRDSLGSRQVITPGDVNWMTAGRGIVHSERSDDAARARGPRLHGLQLWVALPTAQEEDAPSFAHHPVATLPTLEGEGVKLRLIAGHAYGQSSPVRVLSPLFYVDAQLAKGAALRLPDEHAERALYVIDGAVQTDGVMLQAGELAIFKPDQLVSAEAPAGARLALLGGAALDGPRHIEWNFVSSRAERIARAKDDWRQRRFPAVPGDEVEFIPLPGS